accaaatagggctatcttctgtatatcctccctaccttgtcacaacacaactgattggctcaaaagcattaagaaggaaagaaattccacaaattaacttttaagaaggcacacctgttaactgaaatgcattccaggtgactacctcatgaagctggttgagagaatgccaaaagtgtgcaaatctgtcatcaaggcaaagggtggctatttggctactacatgattccatatgtgttattttatagttttgatgtcttcacaactATTCTgccatgtaaaaaatagtaaaaataaagaaaaacccttgaacgagtagatgtgtccaaacttttgactggtagtgtaggtcaCGTTTACTCCCGCTCCCCCGCTCCGGCACTCGATGTTGCCGGTTTGCTAACCACTtgacctggcaacccatcattacatgcacctggcaaccctcattacgcacacctacGCACCATGATGAGGCACACCTGAACTTCATCACTatcctgattactccccctttatctagcactccctAGCATCACTCTTCAGGCAGTATATGTTCTGCATTCATGTCCAGACGCGTCTCTTCTTTTGTATCGCTCTATGTTTTTTattatgggctcccgagtggcgcagcggtctaaggcactgcatctcagtgcttgaggcgtcactacagaccccctggttcgattccaggctgtatcacaaccggccgtgattgggagtcccatagggcagcgcacaattggcccagcgtcgtccgggtttggccggtgtaggccgtcattgtaaataagaatttgttcttaactgacttgcctagttaaatatatatatatatatatatatattattaaactcaccacctgcttcctgactcccagcgtcattGTTACAGAATACTGCCTCAAAATATGGAAGCAGCAGATGAGAAAGACATCTCCCAGACGATCAAACAGGGACACCTACTCCGCCAACACCCACGAGTAGCTGGCACAACTGGGTGCGGCTATGGATGAGGTCCTCCCGTCCTCCACCACGTCGACACCACCCGAGAGGATTCACCTTCAAATAGCGGAGGACCTTCTAACACGACTCGTCCAAGTGAGTccgcccaggtcagcgatgcccaACTGTCCCTCCCGGACAAGTAAAACGGGACTCCATCcaaatgccgtggcttcctactccagtgctccctctatttcacCCATCAGACGGGAGCCACACCACCatgaggtccaaggttgccatggtcatttctctgctgactgggcgggcgttggagtgggctacggccatctgggagagaggagaggaagagcaggGTTCCTACAaagggttcatggctctgttcagggtGGTCTTCGACCATCCAACGGAGTGCATCGCGGGAGGTGAACGACTACTCCAACTCCGGCAGGGTTCCTAGACCGCTGCAGAGTACGTCCGTGCCTTCTGGACTGTGGCAGCTTCCGGCGCTCCGCACCCTATTCCGGAGTTGGCCTGCCGGGACGACAACCTTCCTCTGGACACGCACATCGCGATGGCCATCCACCTGGACCACCTTCTTCGGGAGCGCCGatgtcctcctctcccctcaccctcctcctTTGGCCATCCTGAGGCAGAGCCTGAACCTATGGAGATAGGGTTCACACACCTCTCTGCGGCATAGCGACGTTGCCGGAGACAGCTAGGAAGGACTGTGTCCTTATTGAGGCCAGGAGGGGCACCAGCTGCAGCGGTGTCCGGTGCTTCCTAACCCGAAGTCCACTGGGGTAGAGGGATGGCCCTGTGATCCTCTGTCTCCCAGGCATGAGTATTTCTTCATCATTGTTTTCCACCAAACCCTTCCTGGTTTCTATTTCACTGCttggctgtccctcaggtgttGTCTCCACGGCTCTAGTGGACTCTGGTGCCGCGGGGAATTTTATCGACCAGGCCCTCGTCTCCTCCCTGAACATCACCGCGTACCAGCTCTCTTCTCCTTTTACGGTTCAAGCCTTGGATAAACGACCATTGGGATCCGGCACTATCACgcacatcacagcaccactcaccctcaccgtgggACCCTTGCACCAAGAAAGCCTTCACTTCCTCATCACCATGGCTCCCATACACAAAGTCATCCTCGGCCTCCCATGGCTCCAACGTCATGACCCCACCATCTCCTGGTCAAGGATGAATATCACCGCATGGGCACCCAGATGTCGGAAGACCTGCTTTTCCTTACCTTATGGTTCCACATCGGTTGAAAGTCATGTGAGTGCCTTCCAGCCCACCATTCTGTCCTCCCATATCGTTGGTTCTGTGTTTTGGGACGTAGATGTCGACatccgccaggctctggagaTGGAACCCGCACCTGCTACCTGCCCTACTGAGCGCATCTATATCCCCACAGAGGTGAGGGATCAGCTGTTGACCAGAATACACACATTCCTCACTGCTGGACACCCAGGTATTACCCACACTATTTCATCCATCTCcgcaaagtactggtggcccaccttggcacaGGACGTCGCCCGCTATGTCAATTCATGCTCTGTATGTGCCCAAACAAAATCTCCCCGgcacgctccagcagggaaactccATCCCCTTCCAGTGgccttggtctcatctgtccatagatttCGTGACTGATCTCCCTCCGTCTGTTGGTTTCACCACTATTATGGTTGTAGTGGGCAGGTATTTcggcactatggccttccggaggacatcgtctccgaccgtggcccccaattcatgTCACAGATATGGAAagccttcatggagaagctgggggtcacggtcagcctcacttccgggtacctGCCTCAgtctaacgggcaggtggagaggatgaaccaggagctggggaggttcctgaggagtcactgccaggaccggTAGGGGGAGTGGGCCCGACACCTTTCCTGGGCGGAGTACACCCAGAATTCCTTTCGTCACTCTTCCACCGGGCTGACTCCCTTCCAATGTTTTCTGGGTTATCATCCAGCCCTGGCTTCGTGGACACTGGACCAGACTGatgctcctgcggtggacgagtggttcaggCGCGCAGAAGAGGTTTGGAATGATGCCCACGTGAGGCTCCAGCGCACCGTCCGGCGCCAGAAGGAGCAGgcggatcgccaccgcagtgatgctcccgtgttccatcctggtgatcacatctggctctccaccaggaacctcccacTCCGCCTGTCCTGTAAAAAGCTGAGACCCCGGTTTGTGGGACCGTTCAAAGTCCTCTGGAGGGTCAACGAGGTGACATATAGATTACAGCTCCCCACTAACTACTGGATCTCACCCtcttttcatgtttctctcctcaggccggtggttcctgatCCCCTGGCTGATGCCGTCCCCCATGACACCCTTCCGCCTCCCCTGGACATCAAGGGAAGCCCTGCGTCGGgtgtgggggtactgtcacgtcggTTTAcaaaccaccggtcctggcaacccatcattacgcgcacctggcaaccctcattacgcacacctgcgcaccatcatgaggcacacctggacttcatcactatcctgattactccccctttatttaGCACTCCCTAGCATCACTCTTCAGGCAGTATTAGTTCTGTGTTCATGTCCAGACCCTTCTCTTGTTTTCTATGGCTCTATGTTCttcattattattaaactcaccacctgcacctgcttcctgactcccagagTCATCGTTACAATGTATCTAGTCCCGTCATttgaataaaacaattttttttcataaagtatttggacaaattcacttatagtgtattaaagtagtcaaagctttagtatttggtcccatattcctagcacacaatgactacatcaagcttgtgactctacaaacttgttggaagcatttgcagtttgttttggttgtcaagatcaatgtgtgtgtgtgtgttagtatcgCACTAGCAGTGCTTATGTAATCCTGCTCCTCAGACTGTTAGATGAGTGACAGAGGGACCTCATATGCTTGATTCCCCCAGCTTTTAACAGGATACACAGGTAAGGTGAGTGACGAAAGCTACAGTAGCCTCTTATTGTAATCCCAATGTGTCCATTGCAACTTCCCTTTATGAGCAGTTCTTCTTGGCAATCAGTTGAACGAATTGTGAGAATTGTTTTGGGCAAAAATGTGTGAGTAAGTTTATCCATTAAACATGAGGAATCCAATGCATTCTGTTTTTAATATCCCATTATATGAGCACGCCATAATTGCAGTAGTTGGCCAGATGTCATTTTACATTGCTGAATGTATTTCCGAAAACCTCTTTGAAATTATAAtgtacagtgtacaaaacattaggaacagactgaccaggtgaatccaggtgaaagctatgataccttattgatgtcacctgttaaatccacttcaatcagtgtagatgaaggggatgagacaggttaaagaaggattgttaagccttggAACAATTGAGACggattgtgtatttgtgccattcagagggtgaatgggcaagacaacaatattgaagtgcctttgaatgggatatggtagtaggtgccaggtgcatcgttttgattgtgtcaagaactgcaacgctgctgggtttttcacgctcaacagtttccgttgtgaatcaagaatggtccaccagccaaaggacatccagccaacttgacacaattgtgggaatctttggagtcaacatgggccagcatccctgtggaacgctttcgacaccttgtagtccatgcccccgacgaattgaggctgttctgagggcaaaagggggtgcaactcaatattaggaaagtgttcctaatgttttgtccactcagtgtattgtACCTGCCAGGAAGTGCACTTAATAGCCTCATTAAATGTGTGTTTTCTGAATGGAGAAAATGTCAATATTTCATATAATTCCCCCCTTATATATTGCCCAAGTCTGAACCGTGAGTCAGTGCAGTCAGTGATGTACATGAGCAGGATGATTTAGCTGACACATCATGTGACCACTCAATCAgtggaaggcccaaaaaattgtcaaagtcatagactgtctaggtccaagaggctccttaacagcttctacccctaagccataagactgctgaacaattcataAAATGGCCActctgactatttgcattgcttttttttacactgctgctactcgctgtttattaactatgcatagtcactttgcccctacctacatgtacatattacctcgactaacctgtacccccgcacgttgactcggtaccggtaccccctgtatatagtctcattattgttattttattatttttgtttattttgtaaatattttcttaactctattttctcaaaactgcattgttggttaagggcttgtaagtaatcatttcaaggtaaggtctacacctgttgtatttggcgcatgtaacatacaatttgatttaatttgatttgaagaaGTAGCTTCAGGCAGCACACCAGGGCTACAACGGGCTATACAGtatgtgctgctgctgctactgctgcttacTGCCGCCAGGCAATCTCAAAATGCACCCTTCTGCTGTACCTAGCAGTCTCACACGTGGGTTATTCAAAACACCCAGTAAGACgtacagtatgtctgtctgtgtgtgggtgggtgcaaAAGGACATGTATTTGTAATGAGCTCGATGTTTCCCGTTGTTATGTGCATGCAACAAGGCAAAGCCCCGTAAGATGCTTATGTGAAATTACAAAAGCAGAGATGTACTCCCCTCGGCTGGATGCATACACAAATGATTAGTCATGAATGGAAGGAGGGAAACACACACTCACgctcacatatgcacacacacacatacacacacacacacacacacactctttctctggCTCTGCCCTGCCTGTGCTGCTCCCCTGCTGTCATAGTGAcgtgagagcaagagagggagggaggggaaaagagagagcaggagagggagatagggaggggcCCGTGAGCGAGAGAAGGCAGGGGAGGGTGcatagagggagagacagagagaaacagctgCATCGGTGgaacaagaaagagagagggaggtggaagagggagagagcacgagggagcagcgagagagagagagagcgagagagagatctagaggaagagaggggggctTCCAGACTGGATGGGCCCAGCGGTGCCTTGATGGAGTATGGGCCAGGTTCTTGGATTCTCCCACTGCAGTGAGTGTCGgcttttgtctgtctgcctgtctttagCATCCATCTATCTGTACAGCATCTGTACTAGCCAAATGCATGGCCATCGatctcccctctcactctctttctctccctcccttgatAAACAAATGGTTGAACGGACGGATGGATGGAGTGCTGTAGCAGACACACCTCTTTCTTTTGTTTTGTAGAGACCTATTGCAGATGTCTATGTGTGTTCTCAGGATGTGTAGGCTATGTGTGAGTGTTTTCATTGACTGAGCattggttatgtgtgtgtgtgtgtgtgtgtgtgtgtgtgtgtgtgtgtgtgtgtgtgtgtgtgtgtgtgtgtgtgtgtgtgtgtgtgtgtgtgtgtgtgtgtttgagagagatcAGGATCAAAAAGCTGTGTGTTGTTTTGCTGTCGCTGTGTTTGTCGTTGTGTCTCCTCACCTCCCTTCTGACGCCACAACCCTCCTGGTAGTCTCCATCCACATCGGCAGTCTTggtttattttgtgtgtgtgtgtatgctggtgTGTTCATTTTAGTCAGGGCTACTTTCACAGTTGCCGGCTGCTTGATTTATTGGGTGATCTGAGGCAGCAGGCTAGCTAATGTAGTTAAGGCCTGCTCTGCCAGAGCTGATCTGTACTGTAGGaagcagaggtgggacaaagtcattgttatgcaagtcacaagtaagtctcaagtctttgccctcgagtcccgagtcaagtcgagtcaaagatgaggcaagtcccaagtcgagtcaaaagtcaaagccatcaagtctcaagtcgagtccaaagtcctacattttagtttcgagtcatttcaagtcctcttagcaagcctttgcaagtcattacaagtcctcgtagcaagtcttctcgagtcataaggcgcaagtccaagtcaagtcacgagtcattgatgttaaagtccaagtcgagttgcaagtctttgtacattttgtcgagtcgagtctgaagtcatcaaattcatgactcgagtctgactcgagtccaagtcacatgactcgagtccacacctctggtagGAAGTGGAACATACTTATCTGTTAGCATAATGTATACAAACACTAATGAAATTGCTTTTAAAGACTTGGTAATGGCTTAGAAAAAGGCTACTCAAATGACGGGATTCGAGCCATGGATTCTCCTAAAAATTACAAATGCAACCCTTTTATTTACGCTCTCAATCTCATCTCAATGTATTGAGACACTatagaaatacatttacattattgAAAGCAGGTAATCTGTCTGAGAATAGGCTATGTGTGGTATAATGCTTTTGTGCACAATGTAATGCTTTTGAATGTGAAACAATGCTTTAGCATGTGATATTGAGAGGAAAACTGTTACCTCGATAGTGTCTGCTCTCCAGGCTTACGGTATATGCAAATTGGCCTTGGCTAAAAGTTGCAGACAGATGTagaaggaagagaggagttgCAGACATAGACGGTATAGAACAGTCTCCAGTTGTTAATCGGTTGTTATTTTAGATACAAATTGTCTGTTTGATACTGTACATTTCACGACTGTGATTGTGATAGTTCCCTAGCCAATGGAAATAAACACGTCTCTGATTAATGTTGTTATTTTTCTTCCAGAGGAATATGGTTCTGTCTCCTCCACACCTGATTCAACACCTCCCTGCACTGAAGGTAGCATCACACAATGCATACACACTGTACATGTATAGAAATGCATGGTGTGAATGATTGAACTTCATATGTGAGAATCATAATATGAAAAAATCATACTATGACATGTCTACAAAGTCTACAGGCGTAAAGGTTATAGTAGTAGGTAGAGGTTGATTGTGTCCATTTGTTGGTTTGAATGCTTTTGTAGCCTTTTGGAAAAATGAGATCTGGAACATTACTCCCAACAAAGGCGTTTTGCATCTTTGGATGTTGCCCTTTCATTCAGACAAAGCATGTTGCGTTTTACTGGGCTTTCAACTCAGCGCTCAAAAACATCAGAGGATTTGTAGATGAAAGAGAGAAAGCAACGTCAAACGGCTCCTCCATAGATATTAAAGTCACAGAACATGTGATATGTTTATGGAATAATATTTTGTGCTTATATAGCTTTATCTCCTAGGATGAAAGTTTTCACTGCAATGGTTGAAGTTTATATCTAAGTTTATAGATTTTTTGTAATGAAAACATATACAATTTCAACATATAACATTGACTCAGGACAGAATAACAAATATACAAATGCAAAAATACTTAAAGAAATATAGGTTTTACTTTAAGGCTTTTCCTGTGCCTGTTCTCTCCAGGTGGGAATGAGGAGTCTGAGCTGTGCGACCTGCAGACGGCCAGGGAGTGGTCTGACGAAGAAGCCGGGGGTccggaggatgatgatgatggtggagcTTCATCCCCCTCCATTTGGGGGACCCCGAGACAGAACTTCTTCGAGCCCACCTTCTCCTACATCGCCATCGCCGAGGCAGAGGCGGGCGGAGCCTCACGACATCATCGTGACTTATCGTCAGGGAGCCGGCGGAGGAGCGGGGCCAGGGGAGGCCGCACTTTCCTGAGTCGCACGGACACCGTGGAGACGCTCCTCCCACTGGACTCCCCCGACGTGGAGTGGGACCCCCACGCCTTCCTCGcccgagaggaggaggagagggagtgggaggaaagggaaagggaggTCCACAGACAGATTGAGACAGTCCAGGCATCTCTCCTAGATGCTGAGATTGAACCTCaggagagggacacagagacccagagaggggagacagagccCCTGGAGCCCCAGCACTACAGTCCCTCAGATAGCCACCAGGGTGAGCCCACTATGGGGCAGTGGGGATGGGGTGGGGCTATCTAGATGGGAGGGTAGATGGGATCAGGTTAGATATACCTGCATGGAGctacatattacatttacattttagtcatttagcagacgctcttatccagagcgacttacatatataAAAGCAGAAGCTTCTGCATATTTTCTAGCCATTTAAATCACACAGTGGGCGAGGATATTGCTCGAGGGTAAATGGGTGTAAACTCTATGTTTGAAAATGGGAGGCGTGTCCCATTTGATGGTACATAACTGTGACAGGACCATGGCttacacacaacacaactgaGTTGAGCTAatactgcctgtgtgtgtgtgtgtgtgtgtgtgtgtgtgtgtgtgtgtgtgtgtgtgtgtgtgtgtgtgtgtgtgagtgtgtgtgtgtgtgcgtgttagtcACACACCATGACCACAGATGAAGTCAGACACCACTGTGCTTTAGACTCCCTGGACAGCATGCTCTCTCCTGGTCTGTAGGATCAGGATGAGTACATTTGTTAATAAGATTGCTAAATCACTGTTCATTGTATAGTAGGTGAGGCTAAGGTAAATACTTACATTGTTAGATAAATTCAATTTTTAGTTGATCTAATACAACCTGGTTGTAGACTAACTTGATGCAGGGTGATGACATCATCACAATGACCTTGTGTTCTGTTTCTCAGCAGCATCATCACTCCCTGAGCCTGAGTCCCTCGTAACCATGGAAACCACAGTCACACTGCTCACGGCTGTGCAACCAAGAGGCGGCCTCACCGATGACGTATCATCCACTTCCTCCACCTCCATTGGTCGAAACACTCAGGAAGAGCTGGTCAGCGAACAGTGGTTTTCAGAGCTCAACCTATCAGGCCCTACAATATGCACCCACATAGCAGGTAACGTTTGTAGCACATCTTATCTCTTTTTATGTGACTTTCCTATCTTGGAACTACCTTTACATTTTGAGCATCTACCATCCCCCGCCCTTGCCCAAATCATTCTATTTGACTTCTACTACATTATCTTACGTCAGATAGCAAGTCTGCACTGATAGTTCATGGCAACATGGTCATGTTAGAATGACGCCATCTGTCGGAAGACAGTGACCCCTACGATGATACCTCACTTCCAACCCCTTCCTTGATATGTTGCTGAGAGCACAAAGCCTTCCTCAATCAATCCTTTTCAAACAATACTGAAAATATACATTTCCCTCTCACTGCTTGAGTGACATGGACCCTGGAATATATTCCGCTGTGAGCCCTGAGTGTTACATTGTGTCTCCATGGCAACATTCCCTTGGGATTCCGAGGGGTAATGGGCTAATTGCACCAAAAATCTGTCTGTATTCCTGGTCTGTCTGTATTGTATGTATGTCTGCTcggaaacacacactgacactccaatctTTCCGTATCCCTTGGATCACTGTACACATGATAAAGAGAATgtgagacaggggagggagagagagggagagggagagggagagggagagggagagggagagggagagggagagggagagggagagggagagggagagggagagggagagggagagggagagggagagagagggaaagagagggagagagagagagagagagagagagagagagagagagagattgatatttcatatctctctctctatcttctctggCCTCCATGACTCTTCAAGGGGGGCACCACTCAACATGGACCACCGGCATATCTTCCAATCTTATTATAGTTGGTGGACTGGGGGGTGGCTGGGCTGGGTGGACTGGGGGCTGGGTGTAGTGTACTGTCCACTCCCCCTCACACTGGCCATGGGTGATTAATGGCTGGTCAAGCTGTTGACAAGCTTTAAGGGTTTTCTAGATATCATGTAAAGCAAACCATCTGGTTTCTGTATCAGAACGGGGCTGAATGTGTCAGAACATATTTTACTCCCCATGTTTATTGTGAGGTTAGACTAGACGGTTACAGGTTAGACTACTGCTATGCATATCTGAAATATATGAGGCTATTTGAGCTATCGTCTGCACTCACTtacaaaaaaaggtgctatccagaacctaaaagggttcttcggctgtccccataggagaagcctttgaacaaccctttttggttccaggtagaacccgttTGGGTTCCattagggttctacatggaacccaaaagggttctacctgggttctacatggaacccaaacgggttctacctggaaccaaaaagggttctcctatggggacagccgaagaacccttttggaacccttttttctaagagtgggTACTTACCGGTAGGACGGTACTGTCTGTATGTCACAATAATGTGTTTTTACTTCTATACCTGCTCCTTTGTTAGCTGTTGTCTGTTCTGTCTCTGCTTACATAAGTGTGTTGTGTAATTCTCTGTCTGTATCCATTTccgtgtctgtgtgagtgttttTCTCTGAATGGGTTTGTGTGCCTGTTACCTTTGTCTGTGGGTCTCTTTGCGTCTCTAGTGGTTTTGTTTGTTCTCCATTTTATCCAGCTATGGCTATCTATGTATTGTATATGTcaacatgtgtctgtgtctcaaggtttgtctctgtctcagtcaatatacagtatgtgcatgtACTAAATGTGTGAATAAGTGAATATATTGGGTATCCATCTTACAGTATCTCtatatctatctgtctatctacatTGGAGTCTCCATGAGTCTTGAGGGGGGCGGGCCCTATTGGGCAGATCATTTTTGGCTGAAAGGTCTCTGTACTGCTGACGGGGCAGGGGAGGCCAAAAACAGCTCAGAGTGgcagggagagagcagggggactgagagagagtcaaagagagagaaggggggatcgCCTGAGCAGCAACCAAAATGGCCAACATTAATGGTAAGACCCTGGGCTCAGAGAGACAAGATGGAGATAATATGAGACAGTGTCAGTCGGCACACTGAGCTCTATCAGTGAATTGACTAGGCGGGGAGGCAGGGGACCTATTGAATGGGCAAAGCAGTGTCTCGTTTCAAACACCGGAAAGATCAGGGCACAGTTAAAGTTACAGCACCTATCTTCCCAAGCCGTAGGGGCGCTTACACATATAGGGACTGACTGTCTGTCCACTGTAGAGCCATGCATTTAGTGACCGTGGGTTTGGAGAGGAGTCTGAACGTCAGGAGAACAGCTAAAGCCAGGGGTCTATGGGGAG
The DNA window shown above is from Coregonus clupeaformis isolate EN_2021a chromosome 6, ASM2061545v1, whole genome shotgun sequence and carries:
- the LOC121567382 gene encoding reticulon-2 isoform X1 produces the protein MGQVLGFSHCKEYGSVSSTPDSTPPCTEGGNEESELCDLQTAREWSDEEAGGPEDDDDGGASSPSIWGTPRQNFFEPTFSYIAIAEAEAGGASRHHRDLSSGSRRRSGARGGRTFLSRTDTVETLLPLDSPDVEWDPHAFLAREEEEREWEEREREVHRQIETVQASLLDAEIEPQERDTETQRGETEPLEPQHYSPSDSHQAASSLPEPESLVTMETTVTLLTAVQPRGGLTDDVSSTSSTSIGRNTQEELVSEQWFSELNLSGPTICTHIAVMDLIYWKDTECTGMVFTGLVVGLLSLFQLSIITVISTISLGIMCFTVSVRLYYNILHVLSMGDGVHPFKAYLDLDISFSGELADQYMQKAIVTVVSAANSLKNLFLVGSLFDSLKLLALMYLVTFLGDLCNGLTVLIIGVIALFSLPLFYRQNQAKVDGFFAGIQANIDNAKDILHRIAQGGGPTPDPTPGGAKPKTQ
- the LOC121567382 gene encoding reticulon-2 isoform X2, with the translated sequence MGQVLGFSHCKEYGSVSSTPDSTPPCTEGGNEESELCDLQTAREWSDEEAGGPEDDDDGGASSPSIWGTPRQNFFEPTFSYIAIAEAEAGGASRHHRDLSSGSRRRSGARGGRTFLSRTDTVETLLPLDSPDVEWDPHAFLAREEEEREWEEREREVHRQIETVQASLLDAEIEPQERDTETQRGETEPLEPQHYSPSDSHQASSLPEPESLVTMETTVTLLTAVQPRGGLTDDVSSTSSTSIGRNTQEELVSEQWFSELNLSGPTICTHIAVMDLIYWKDTECTGMVFTGLVVGLLSLFQLSIITVISTISLGIMCFTVSVRLYYNILHVLSMGDGVHPFKAYLDLDISFSGELADQYMQKAIVTVVSAANSLKNLFLVGSLFDSLKLLALMYLVTFLGDLCNGLTVLIIGVIALFSLPLFYRQNQAKVDGFFAGIQANIDNAKDILHRIAQGGGPTPDPTPGGAKPKTQ